In Nitrosophilus labii, the following proteins share a genomic window:
- the tsf gene encoding translation elongation factor Ts → MAITAAEVKKLREMTGAGMMDCKKALQEAQGDMDKAVEILRKKGIAKAAKKADRVASEGAVSLEISDDYKCATISEINSETDFVAQNDNFKQLVKKALRHIHITSPDSVEDLLQTEIDGVKFEEFMKAEIAKIGENIVVRRFDKICVEGSGVVNGYIHMGGKIGVIVAATCDKDEVCEAVKDLLKDIAMHIAAMNPKYLDESAVPESVLEKEKEIAKAQLEKEGKPTNIIDKIIPGKIKKFVEENTLLGQKFVKDDKKSVKQILDETAKAAGGTAKIVQFVRYELGEGIERKQDDFASEVAAQMK, encoded by the coding sequence ATGGCGATAACTGCTGCAGAGGTAAAAAAACTAAGAGAGATGACCGGTGCAGGAATGATGGACTGCAAAAAGGCTTTGCAAGAAGCACAAGGAGATATGGATAAAGCCGTAGAGATATTAAGAAAAAAAGGTATAGCAAAAGCTGCTAAAAAGGCTGATAGAGTTGCGAGTGAAGGGGCTGTTTCGTTGGAAATAAGCGATGATTATAAGTGTGCTACTATAAGTGAAATTAACTCTGAAACCGATTTTGTCGCACAAAACGATAATTTCAAGCAACTTGTTAAAAAAGCGTTAAGACATATCCACATAACTTCGCCAGATAGTGTAGAGGATCTTCTTCAAACGGAGATTGACGGAGTTAAGTTTGAAGAGTTTATGAAAGCCGAGATTGCAAAAATTGGTGAAAATATCGTCGTTAGAAGATTTGATAAGATCTGCGTAGAAGGAAGCGGAGTAGTAAACGGATATATTCATATGGGAGGAAAGATAGGAGTTATCGTTGCGGCTACTTGCGATAAAGATGAAGTTTGCGAAGCTGTAAAAGATTTGTTAAAAGATATAGCAATGCATATAGCTGCAATGAATCCAAAATATCTTGATGAAAGCGCTGTTCCTGAATCTGTTTTAGAAAAAGAGAAAGAGATAGCTAAAGCTCAACTTGAAAAAGAGGGTAAACCTACCAATATTATCGATAAAATCATTCCTGGTAAAATCAAAAAGTTTGTAGAAGAGAATACTCTTTTGGGACAAAAGTTCGTTAAAGATGATAAAAAAAGTGTTAAACAGATTCTTGACGAGACGGCAAAAGCTGCAGGCGGAACTGCAAAAATCGTACAGTTTGTAAGATATGAACTTGGTGAAGGAATAGAAAGAAAACAAGATGATTTTGCGTCTGAAGTTGCGGCTCAGATGAAATAA
- the rpsB gene encoding 30S ribosomal protein S2 codes for MVTMKDLLECGVHFGHQTRRWNPKMKPYIFGIRKNIHIIDLQKTLRFFRYTYNIVRDAAKEGQTILFVGTKKQAQNAIEEYAKKCEMPYVNSRWLGGTLTNFNTIKKSIRKLEVIEEMEKTGQMDLLTKKEALMLKRRKEKLENFLGGIRDMKKLPDMLFVVDAVREHIAVKEANKLGIPVVAPLDTNCDPDVIDYPIPGNDDAIRSIQLFCKEIAEAIIEGKELRAQEMSEEEEESEKVTQEEIEETVAEVKEEAAAEASETQEEEK; via the coding sequence ATGGTAACAATGAAGGATCTATTAGAGTGTGGTGTTCACTTCGGTCATCAGACAAGAAGATGGAATCCGAAGATGAAGCCTTATATATTCGGTATCAGAAAAAATATCCACATAATTGACTTGCAAAAGACTCTTAGATTTTTCAGATACACATACAATATAGTAAGAGATGCTGCTAAAGAGGGACAGACTATTTTGTTCGTGGGAACTAAAAAACAGGCCCAAAACGCTATCGAAGAGTATGCTAAAAAGTGTGAAATGCCTTACGTAAACTCAAGATGGCTAGGTGGAACTTTAACAAACTTTAATACAATCAAAAAATCTATTAGAAAACTAGAAGTGATTGAAGAGATGGAAAAAACCGGCCAAATGGATCTTTTGACGAAAAAAGAAGCATTGATGCTAAAGCGTAGAAAAGAGAAACTTGAAAATTTCCTCGGCGGTATTAGAGATATGAAAAAACTTCCCGATATGCTTTTTGTAGTAGATGCCGTTAGAGAACATATTGCGGTTAAAGAGGCTAATAAACTTGGCATTCCAGTAGTAGCGCCTCTTGATACTAACTGTGATCCGGATGTGATCGATTATCCTATTCCGGGAAATGATGACGCTATTAGAAGTATTCAGCTTTTCTGTAAAGAGATAGCAGAAGCTATTATAGAAGGAAAAGAGCTTAGAGCTCAGGAGATGAGTGAAGAAGAAGAGGAAAGCGAAAAAGTAACTCAAGAAGAGATCGAAGAGACTGTAGCTGAAGTAAAAGAGGAAGCAGCTGCTGAGGCAAGTGAAACGCAAGAGGAGGAGAAGTAA
- a CDS encoding response regulator transcription factor → MNLLLINKNPVVSRMLKLSAPKIGFEVFECDNVYELPKGHYEVVILDDEMYDENFLKEIKRSIDFEQIGIITSLKNENIEGFDFTLIKPFLPTDLIELLRGIKSKIEFIKKEQTEEQLDKELTEEVSEQDSSEAEAELNILTLNEEEKEPEFESKTQETKEEPKENIVQFEEEEEEEPFINEDHLDKSGILDEKELEKVQELLEDEDEKEIATKEVQDTEEESIGDSAIKEEREEKPSILEKVEEYKKNEEPKPLKEEYSSEEKIKALMGVLDLYTVRELLDGMEITIKINFNKKKKKKR, encoded by the coding sequence ATGAATCTTCTTTTAATCAATAAAAACCCGGTCGTATCTAGAATGCTAAAATTAAGCGCTCCAAAGATAGGCTTTGAGGTTTTTGAGTGTGATAACGTTTATGAGCTTCCAAAAGGGCATTATGAAGTTGTCATACTTGATGATGAGATGTATGACGAAAATTTTTTAAAAGAGATAAAAAGAAGTATAGATTTTGAGCAGATAGGAATTATAACTTCTTTAAAAAATGAGAATATAGAAGGGTTTGATTTTACTCTTATAAAGCCGTTTTTACCTACTGATTTAATAGAGCTTTTAAGAGGAATAAAATCTAAGATAGAGTTCATCAAAAAAGAGCAAACTGAAGAACAGCTCGATAAGGAACTTACTGAAGAAGTATCTGAACAAGATAGTTCCGAAGCTGAGGCTGAACTAAACATTTTAACTCTCAACGAAGAGGAAAAAGAGCCCGAATTTGAATCAAAAACTCAAGAAACTAAAGAAGAGCCGAAAGAAAATATAGTACAGTTTGAGGAAGAGGAGGAAGAAGAGCCGTTTATTAACGAAGATCATCTTGATAAGAGTGGGATTCTTGATGAAAAAGAGCTTGAAAAGGTTCAAGAACTGCTAGAAGATGAAGATGAAAAAGAGATTGCAACAAAAGAGGTTCAAGATACAGAGGAAGAGTCTATCGGGGATAGCGCTATTAAAGAAGAGAGAGAAGAGAAGCCGTCAATTTTGGAAAAAGTAGAAGAGTACAAAAAAAACGAAGAGCCAAAACCGTTAAAAGAGGAGTATAGCAGCGAAGAAAAAATAAAAGCCTTGATGGGAGTTTTGGATCTTTATACCGTCAGAGAACTGCTAGATGGGATGGAGATAACTATAAAAATAAATTTCAACAAAAAGAAGAAGAAAAAGAGATGA
- the gmk gene encoding guanylate kinase: protein MRKRGSLFVISGPSGAGKSSLINEILKNFEDVYFSISTTTREKREGEVDGVNYYFVTKDEFENDIKKGLFLEWAEVHGNYYGTSLKPVFEALQEGKLVVFDIDVQGHESIRKKFDDITTSVFVTTPSISELKKRLQKRGTDSEETIQKRLKNAAEEMKRIGEFDFVLINDDFNRAKDFILSIAKASRLKFSKDDIQSLIWEWKES from the coding sequence ATGAGAAAAAGAGGGAGTTTGTTTGTAATATCCGGTCCTAGCGGGGCTGGAAAGAGTTCTTTGATAAATGAGATACTAAAAAATTTTGAGGATGTATATTTTAGTATATCGACAACAACGAGAGAAAAAAGAGAGGGAGAAGTAGATGGTGTAAACTACTATTTCGTCACGAAAGATGAGTTTGAAAATGATATCAAAAAGGGTCTTTTTTTGGAGTGGGCCGAAGTTCACGGCAACTACTACGGTACATCTTTGAAACCTGTTTTTGAAGCGCTTCAAGAAGGTAAACTGGTGGTTTTTGATATCGATGTTCAAGGTCATGAGAGTATAAGAAAAAAATTTGACGATATTACCACTTCTGTTTTCGTAACCACACCATCTATAAGCGAGCTTAAAAAGAGACTTCAAAAAAGAGGTACCGATAGCGAAGAGACGATACAAAAAAGGCTTAAAAACGCTGCAGAAGAGATGAAAAGGATAGGAGAGTTCGATTTTGTTTTAATTAATGACGATTTTAACAGAGCAAAAGATTTTATATTGTCTATCGCAAAAGCTTCGAGATTGAAATTTTCCAAAGATGATATACAATCACTTATTTGGGAGTGGAAAGAGAGTTAA
- a CDS encoding aldehyde dehydrogenase family protein — protein sequence MQEAKIYYGSVPVSKEEKGEIKSPFNDQVVTIFPKCSAEDAKKALKIAKDAFEKSKEFTLAKRVEWIKDVAKKIKEDKEEFALAITKEVGKPITFSRVEVDRCVETLELSAEAAVNLVGETINTDATSSGKKSVAFYKRVPVGVVVAITPFNFPLNLAAHKLGPALVAGNSVVFKPTPEAPYTGYLLAKTFIESEYAIADMLSVVYGDAEVGSALVTSDIPRKISFTGSVQVGEIITKSAGIKKISLELGGNAATFIDKSADLSYAASRCAVGAFVNSGQVCISLQRIYVHEDIYEEFAQKLATETSKLKVGDPYEPDTFMGPLINEDAAIRAQNWVNSAIEAGARAILPPKREGRYFYPAILADVTDDMKIVCEEVFAPIVSLVKVKNYDEAIKKMNDSPYGLQFSIFTNDLGLTKRFIDDAEAGGVVINDIPTLRFDIQPYGGVKLSGIGREGPKFAIEEFTEIKSVVIL from the coding sequence ATGCAAGAAGCAAAGATATATTATGGTTCTGTACCGGTGAGTAAGGAGGAGAAAGGGGAGATAAAAAGTCCTTTTAACGACCAAGTTGTTACTATTTTTCCTAAGTGTAGTGCTGAAGATGCCAAGAAAGCTTTAAAAATTGCCAAAGATGCTTTTGAAAAAAGTAAAGAGTTTACTCTTGCTAAAAGAGTAGAATGGATCAAAGATGTGGCTAAAAAGATAAAAGAGGATAAAGAAGAATTCGCTTTAGCAATAACAAAAGAGGTAGGAAAACCTATAACTTTTAGTAGAGTAGAGGTTGATAGGTGCGTTGAAACATTGGAGTTAAGCGCTGAAGCGGCCGTTAATCTAGTAGGAGAGACCATAAATACGGACGCGACTTCAAGCGGTAAAAAAAGTGTGGCTTTTTATAAAAGAGTTCCTGTAGGCGTAGTGGTTGCCATTACACCTTTTAACTTTCCTCTAAATTTAGCGGCTCATAAACTAGGACCAGCATTAGTTGCGGGAAACAGCGTTGTTTTTAAACCCACGCCTGAAGCCCCATATACGGGATACCTTTTAGCTAAAACATTTATTGAAAGCGAATATGCGATTGCTGATATGCTAAGTGTCGTATATGGAGACGCCGAAGTTGGAAGCGCGTTAGTTACAAGCGATATACCAAGAAAGATAAGTTTTACGGGAAGCGTTCAAGTTGGAGAGATTATTACTAAAAGCGCTGGTATTAAAAAGATAAGTTTAGAATTAGGAGGAAATGCGGCAACTTTTATAGATAAAAGTGCGGATCTATCTTATGCGGCTAGTAGATGTGCTGTTGGAGCGTTCGTAAATAGCGGTCAAGTTTGTATAAGCCTTCAAAGAATTTATGTTCACGAGGATATTTATGAGGAGTTTGCGCAAAAACTAGCTACTGAGACTTCAAAACTAAAAGTTGGCGATCCTTATGAACCGGATACTTTTATGGGGCCTTTGATAAACGAAGATGCGGCGATTAGAGCCCAAAACTGGGTAAATAGTGCTATTGAAGCCGGTGCTAGAGCAATTTTGCCTCCAAAAAGGGAAGGTAGGTATTTTTATCCGGCAATATTAGCCGATGTAACTGATGATATGAAGATAGTTTGTGAAGAGGTTTTTGCTCCTATTGTAAGTTTGGTTAAAGTTAAAAACTACGATGAGGCTATAAAAAAGATGAACGATTCACCTTATGGATTACAGTTTTCGATTTTTACAAATGATCTAGGTTTGACTAAAAGATTTATCGACGATGCCGAAGCAGGCGGTGTTGTAATAAATGATATACCTACACTTAGATTTGATATACAGCCGTATGGAGGCGTTAAACTTTCAGGGATTGGACGAGAAGGACCAAAGTTTGCCATTGAGGAGTTTACGGAGATAAAATCTGTGGTGATTTTATAG
- a CDS encoding ABC transporter ATP-binding protein: protein MRTDPSTFNLQPSTFLLKATSISHSFDYPLFENVDLTLNPKESIAIVGVSGSGKSTLLHILSTLLEPKKGKVFLFGKDIYNETQKNILKIRRELIGIIFQSHYLFRGFTAFENIKVASLLAQKEIDKELIESFGIKKVIYKKVTELSGGEQQRVSIARVLTKRPKIIFADEPTGNLDKKTADEVMEKVFEYIYLNDAALFLVTHDMELARRCDRVYRLENKSLVVMSDE from the coding sequence ATGAGAACAGACCCTTCAACCTTCAATCTTCAACCTTCAACCTTTTTACTAAAAGCTACAAGCATCTCCCATTCATTTGATTATCCACTTTTTGAAAATGTTGATTTAACTTTGAACCCCAAAGAATCAATTGCTATTGTCGGCGTGAGTGGAAGCGGAAAATCTACCCTTTTACATATATTATCTACTTTGTTGGAACCAAAAAAAGGAAAAGTTTTTCTTTTTGGCAAAGATATATATAACGAGACACAAAAAAATATATTGAAGATTAGAAGAGAATTAATAGGGATTATATTTCAATCCCATTATCTTTTCAGAGGATTTACTGCGTTTGAAAATATTAAAGTTGCTTCACTTCTTGCTCAAAAAGAGATTGATAAGGAACTGATAGAGAGTTTTGGTATAAAAAAAGTGATTTACAAAAAAGTAACCGAACTAAGCGGAGGAGAACAACAAAGAGTTTCGATTGCCAGAGTTTTGACTAAAAGACCTAAAATAATATTTGCAGACGAACCGACGGGAAATCTTGATAAAAAAACAGCCGATGAAGTGATGGAAAAAGTGTTTGAATATATATATTTAAACGATGCCGCTCTTTTTTTAGTGACACACGATATGGAATTGGCCCGTAGATGTGACAGGGTTTATAGATTAGAGAATAAGTCGTTAGTCGTGATGAGTGATGAGTGA
- a CDS encoding DUF523 domain-containing protein yields the protein MIAVSACLLGLNCRYDGGDKRDEELLKNIECTRIAPFCPEVNILGAPRESIDLFETKYGIKAIGSETSKDYTPLLENEAKRFFVAYPDIKIFYLKSKSPSCALCSAKVYDEDCNLLNQTATGVFTKKLKIWYKRAKFIER from the coding sequence ATGATTGCCGTTAGTGCCTGTTTATTGGGACTAAACTGCAGATATGACGGAGGAGACAAAAGGGACGAGGAGCTTTTGAAAAATATTGAATGCACTAGAATCGCTCCTTTTTGTCCGGAAGTCAATATTTTAGGTGCTCCTAGAGAAAGTATAGATCTTTTTGAAACTAAATATGGAATAAAAGCTATAGGGAGTGAAACTTCTAAAGACTATACTCCTCTTTTGGAAAATGAAGCAAAAAGATTTTTTGTGGCATATCCGGATATAAAAATATTCTATTTAAAGTCAAAGTCGCCTAGTTGTGCTCTTTGTAGCGCGAAAGTGTATGATGAAGATTGCAACCTTCTAAACCAGACTGCAACTGGGGTCTTTACAAAAAAATTAAAAATTTGGTATAAAAGAGCAAAGTTTATCGAAAGATAG
- a CDS encoding KamA family radical SAM protein yields the protein MEYRSYNVKSFKKIPQIQTYLSEEEIKDIEIVSQVFPFKVDNYVIEKLIDWDDYKDDPIFRLTFPHKDMLLPDDYERVKTALKDGDVKKLKNLVNEIRLSLNPHPADQLSNVPEINGKKLEGSQHKYKETILFFPKQGQTCHSYCSFCFRWPQFVGMEDLKFASKEVEVLIEYVKAHPEITDIIFTGGDPLIMGTKLLRSYVEPILKAKIPHLKNIRFGTKTLGFWPYRFTKDKDSKDLLNLFKEIKNAGYHVAFMAQFNHYKELETEEVKEAVEKIIDTGAVIRTQSPILRHINDSVEVWEKMWKLQVQMGMIPYYMFMARDTGAQHYFGVPLYRAWKIYKEAYSKVSGIARTVRGPSMSASPGKICLQGAAEVNGKKVFILSMIQAKNPDLVGVPFFAEFDENATWIDELKPAFGEKFLFEQHLFEGSLV from the coding sequence TTGGAGTATAGAAGTTATAATGTAAAAAGTTTTAAAAAAATACCACAAATTCAAACGTACCTAAGTGAAGAAGAGATAAAAGATATAGAGATAGTTTCGCAGGTTTTCCCGTTTAAAGTAGATAATTATGTGATAGAAAAACTTATTGACTGGGATGATTATAAAGATGATCCCATCTTTAGATTGACGTTTCCTCATAAAGATATGCTTTTGCCTGATGACTATGAGAGAGTTAAAACAGCTTTGAAAGATGGTGATGTAAAAAAGCTTAAAAACTTAGTAAATGAAATAAGACTCTCTTTAAATCCACATCCTGCGGATCAGCTTTCAAACGTTCCTGAGATAAACGGAAAAAAGTTAGAGGGTTCTCAGCACAAATATAAAGAGACGATTCTGTTTTTTCCTAAACAGGGACAAACCTGCCATTCATACTGTAGTTTCTGTTTTAGATGGCCCCAATTTGTTGGCATGGAAGATCTTAAATTTGCTTCCAAAGAGGTTGAAGTTTTAATAGAGTATGTCAAAGCTCATCCTGAAATAACGGATATAATCTTTACCGGTGGTGATCCTTTAATAATGGGAACAAAACTTTTACGAAGTTATGTTGAACCTATTTTAAAAGCTAAAATTCCTCATTTGAAAAATATAAGATTTGGAACTAAAACATTAGGTTTTTGGCCGTATAGATTTACAAAAGACAAAGATAGCAAAGATCTCTTAAATCTGTTTAAAGAGATAAAAAATGCGGGATATCACGTAGCGTTTATGGCACAATTCAACCACTATAAAGAGCTCGAAACGGAGGAAGTAAAAGAGGCCGTTGAAAAGATTATAGATACAGGCGCGGTCATTAGAACGCAGTCTCCGATTTTAAGACATATAAACGACAGCGTAGAAGTATGGGAAAAGATGTGGAAACTTCAGGTACAAATGGGAATGATACCTTATTATATGTTTATGGCAAGAGATACTGGAGCACAGCACTATTTTGGGGTTCCGCTTTATAGGGCTTGGAAAATATATAAAGAAGCTTACAGTAAAGTAAGCGGGATTGCTAGAACGGTTAGAGGTCCTAGTATGTCGGCAAGTCCGGGTAAGATCTGCTTGCAAGGTGCTGCGGAAGTTAATGGAAAAAAGGTTTTTATACTTAGTATGATTCAGGCCAAAAATCCTGATTTGGTAGGAGTTCCTTTCTTTGCAGAGTTTGATGAAAACGCTACTTGGATAGATGAACTAAAACCTGCTTTTGGTGAGAAGTTTTTGTTTGAACAACATCTTTTTGAAGGAAGCTTAGTCTAA
- the bcp gene encoding thioredoxin-dependent thiol peroxidase has translation MLEIGQKAPDFCLKNQDEVEICLKDLKGKWIVLYFYPKDNTPGCTTEACDFTNEFEEFEALDAVILGVSPDSCESHRKFIEKKGLKITLLCDEEKKVLKAYGAWGKKKMYGKEYEGVIRTTYLIDPNGNIAYIWPKVRVKGHVEKVKERLKELKEV, from the coding sequence ATGCTTGAAATAGGTCAAAAAGCCCCAGATTTTTGTTTGAAAAATCAAGATGAAGTAGAGATTTGTCTTAAAGATTTAAAAGGAAAATGGATAGTTTTATACTTTTATCCAAAAGACAATACTCCAGGATGTACTACTGAAGCTTGCGATTTTACAAACGAGTTTGAAGAGTTTGAGGCTCTTGATGCTGTAATTTTAGGAGTTAGTCCCGATTCTTGCGAAAGCCATAGAAAGTTTATAGAGAAAAAAGGACTTAAAATTACACTACTTTGCGATGAAGAAAAAAAGGTTTTAAAAGCTTATGGGGCATGGGGTAAAAAGAAGATGTATGGTAAAGAGTATGAAGGAGTTATAAGAACTACATATTTGATAGATCCAAACGGAAATATCGCTTATATTTGGCCAAAAGTTAGAGTAAAAGGTCATGTAGAGAAAGTTAAAGAGAGATTAAAAGAGCTAAAGGAGGTGTGA
- a CDS encoding twin-arginine translocase TatA/TatE family subunit, giving the protein MGMPSMPELLIILAIVVLLFGAKKIPELAKGLGSGIKNFKKAMKEDEEEATVAKTETKKEIEGKEETAETSKTTEKKEA; this is encoded by the coding sequence ATGGGAATGCCAAGTATGCCGGAATTGTTGATAATTCTAGCAATTGTTGTTTTACTTTTTGGAGCTAAAAAAATTCCTGAACTTGCAAAAGGTTTAGGTAGCGGGATTAAAAATTTCAAAAAAGCGATGAAAGAGGATGAAGAAGAGGCAACTGTTGCGAAAACTGAAACAAAAAAAGAGATAGAGGGCAAAGAAGAGACTGCTGAAACTTCAAAAACTACCGAGAAAAAAGAAGCATAA
- the rsfS gene encoding ribosome silencing factor, translated as MKSVEERAKRIKELLEDKKAEDVQIFDLKDKGYFVDFVVIGTSLGDKHTTALLDFLKEKLKPEGEEFLKVQTSDDWVVIDLGDMIVHIMTEAYRKRYNIEEFLEEIRKGEY; from the coding sequence ATGAAGAGTGTTGAAGAAAGAGCTAAAAGAATCAAAGAGCTATTAGAAGATAAAAAAGCTGAAGATGTACAAATCTTTGATCTAAAAGATAAAGGATATTTTGTAGATTTTGTAGTAATTGGAACGTCATTAGGAGATAAACATACAACAGCCCTTTTGGATTTTTTGAAAGAGAAGCTAAAACCTGAGGGAGAAGAGTTTTTAAAAGTGCAAACTAGCGATGACTGGGTTGTTATAGATCTTGGAGATATGATAGTTCATATAATGACGGAAGCCTATAGAAAAAGATACAATATTGAAGAGTTTTTGGAAGAGATAAGAAAAGGGGAATATTAG
- a CDS encoding phospholipase D-like domain-containing protein, translating to MKKFFLFLFFSLFLWADEIYILPYEAKPALDTLLKSIDLSKNQIDIAIYSFTNRKIAKHLKKAAKRGVKIRIIFDKESNLYNKRSQLRYLAKYKNIKTYIISGKPFKKNDSYGKMHMKLMIIDNKRVILGSANYSYSAFGKNYEILYIKDDYKIAKKCEKYFERIKSKAQEY from the coding sequence ATGAAAAAGTTTTTCTTATTTTTATTTTTTTCACTATTTTTATGGGCAGATGAAATTTATATCTTGCCTTATGAGGCAAAACCTGCTCTAGATACTCTTTTAAAAAGTATAGATTTATCTAAAAATCAAATAGATATAGCAATATACAGTTTTACTAATCGTAAAATCGCAAAACATCTAAAAAAAGCCGCAAAAAGAGGTGTCAAAATAAGAATAATATTTGACAAAGAGTCCAATCTTTACAACAAAAGAAGCCAACTTAGATATCTTGCAAAATATAAAAATATAAAAACATACATAATTTCCGGAAAACCGTTTAAAAAAAATGATAGCTACGGTAAAATGCATATGAAACTTATGATTATAGATAACAAAAGAGTGATTTTAGGTTCTGCAAACTACTCTTATTCGGCTTTTGGCAAAAATTATGAGATTTTATATATAAAAGATGATTATAAAATCGCAAAAAAATGCGAAAAATATTTTGAAAGGATTAAAAGTAAGGCGCAAGAGTATTAG
- the argS gene encoding arginine--tRNA ligase, whose amino-acid sequence MRKKVLQILTKHIDKPMVLEKPKDRAFGHYATPIAFSLAKELRKSPMIIADELANIFKGEEIFENVEAVKGYINFKLSENFLDEYATWALKNEEKFGADFKDKNILLEFVSANPTGPLHIGHARGAVIGDALSRIGKHLGYKIIKEYYINDAGNQIYLLGLSIYLAGRENILKLETKWPQEYYRGEYIIELAKEAAEHFGSEIFVDEVFIPKLSTWAKDKMMELIKADLKRVGIEFDTFVSEKELYEKWPKVLEVLEEAGAVYHKDGKVWLKSTQYGDEKDRVVVREDGRPTYLAGDIIYHYEKFKRGYDRYINIWGADHHGYIARVKAAIRFLAFDADKLEIILAQMVSLLKGGEPYKMSKRAGNFILMGDVVEDIGADALRFMFLSKKADTHLEFDVDLLKKEDSSNPVYYINYAHARVNSIFEKAGKNFEDVYDVELKDLKEDAKNLLFISLLLPEVIEDAFEKRELQKVTDYLKALASEFHRFYNEHKVIGSHEEEKLLKLFSVTALSIRVGLRLLGIEAKKRM is encoded by the coding sequence TTGAGAAAAAAAGTTCTTCAAATACTTACAAAGCATATAGATAAACCTATGGTTTTGGAAAAACCTAAAGATAGAGCATTTGGACATTATGCCACTCCTATTGCCTTTTCGTTAGCTAAAGAGTTAAGAAAATCGCCGATGATTATAGCTGACGAACTGGCCAATATTTTTAAAGGTGAAGAGATATTTGAAAATGTGGAAGCGGTAAAAGGGTATATAAATTTCAAACTTAGCGAAAACTTTTTAGATGAGTATGCTACTTGGGCTCTTAAAAATGAAGAGAAGTTCGGTGCAGATTTTAAAGATAAGAATATTCTTTTGGAGTTTGTTAGCGCTAATCCTACAGGGCCTCTTCATATAGGTCATGCAAGAGGAGCAGTTATTGGTGATGCGCTTTCAAGAATAGGCAAACATCTTGGATATAAGATAATTAAAGAGTATTATATAAATGATGCTGGAAATCAGATATATCTTTTGGGACTTTCCATATATCTTGCCGGAAGAGAAAATATCTTAAAGCTTGAAACAAAATGGCCCCAAGAGTATTATAGGGGTGAGTATATCATCGAACTTGCCAAAGAGGCAGCTGAGCATTTTGGAAGTGAAATTTTTGTTGACGAAGTTTTTATACCAAAGCTCTCAACATGGGCTAAAGACAAGATGATGGAGCTTATCAAAGCGGATCTAAAAAGAGTAGGAATAGAGTTTGATACTTTTGTAAGTGAAAAAGAACTTTATGAGAAGTGGCCTAAAGTTTTGGAGGTTTTAGAAGAGGCGGGAGCTGTTTATCATAAAGATGGAAAAGTTTGGCTAAAATCGACTCAGTATGGCGATGAAAAAGATAGAGTCGTAGTAAGAGAGGATGGACGTCCTACCTATCTTGCAGGCGATATAATCTATCATTACGAAAAATTTAAAAGAGGTTATGACAGATATATAAATATCTGGGGAGCAGATCATCACGGATATATTGCTAGAGTAAAAGCAGCTATAAGATTTTTAGCTTTCGACGCTGACAAACTTGAGATAATTTTAGCCCAGATGGTCTCTTTGCTTAAGGGCGGAGAACCTTACAAAATGAGTAAACGCGCCGGTAATTTTATCTTAATGGGTGATGTTGTAGAAGATATTGGAGCAGATGCTTTAAGATTTATGTTTTTGAGTAAGAAAGCTGATACACATCTTGAGTTTGATGTGGATCTTTTGAAAAAAGAGGACTCTTCAAACCCTGTTTATTATATTAACTATGCTCACGCAAGAGTAAACTCTATTTTTGAAAAGGCCGGTAAAAATTTTGAAGACGTATATGATGTAGAGTTAAAAGATCTTAAAGAAGATGCTAAAAATCTTCTGTTTATTTCGCTACTGTTGCCTGAAGTTATCGAAGATGCTTTTGAAAAGAGAGAGCTTCAAAAAGTTACAGACTATCTTAAAGCTTTGGCTTCAGAGTTTCATAGATTTTATAATGAACACAAAGTTATAGGCTCACATGAAGAAGAGAAACTTTTAAAACTATTTTCCGTAACTGCGCTTTCTATTAGAGTAGGACTAAGACTTTTGGGGATAGAAGCAAAAAAAAGGATGTAG